One part of the Ornithodoros turicata isolate Travis chromosome 2, ASM3712646v1, whole genome shotgun sequence genome encodes these proteins:
- the LOC135383484 gene encoding uncharacterized protein LOC135383484: MGCYGQYVLTASGVLKLFQTMTGIGIVFLLSEGSIDNQMRLNMRLDALILLVISIMFVFNSMLILVCVLVGALELPGSTVYRMNYFMATFVHVPTSIAYLCLETRYGVYVQGSIAGALGILNSLMFLANAVMAYHPRIV; this comes from the exons ATGGGCTGCTACGGCCAATATGTGTTGACGGCAAGCGGCGTCCTCAAGCTGTTCCAGACGATGACCGGCATCGGGATTGTGTTCCTGCTTAGCGAAGGAAGCATTGACAACCAGATGCGGCTCAATATGCGCCTCGATGCTCTCATCCTGCTCGTCATCTCGATCATGTTCGTCTTCAATTCCATGCTCATTCTCGTGTGCGTCCTCGTAG GTGCTCTGGAACTCCCGGGTTCAACGGTGTACCGCATGAACTACTTCATGGCTACCTTTGTTCACGTGCCAACCAGCATAGCCTACCTGTGCCTGGAGACGCGCTACGGCGTCTACGTGCAAGGTTCTATCGCTGGTGCCTTGGGGATCCTCAACAGCCTCATGTTCCTTGCGAATGCCGTCATGGCTTACCATCCACGTATCGTGTAG